In Desulfopila inferna, the following are encoded in one genomic region:
- a CDS encoding diguanylate cyclase domain-containing protein — protein MEASRKLTIPVIGLMLIALAAVLSLVYLLHDLDKKLALQRMEIHGESVKIANKIDREARNFRYHLFLYSINSGMIDLNDVRRSFEVFRSRIEDMDTENLLEKNYLQLEGADEALRLCEKMLPNIDRLLSRFLPGDNEGRDEILAHLDPVVQSFSEVAGNASESYMLLHEKNRHSFKITGRLTIFLVSAIFLSGAALFVIMLRNQYRLGELTHTLEDKVQERTTALKGSNQSLKKMSQAIEQSPISVIICNLEGNIAYVNPRFVEVTGYTSAEAVGQNPKFIQSGLTSDQTYRQMWQVAHSGGVWKGEICNKRKNGELFWELVSFSPIKDEDDRPVGYLAIKEDISQQKVYEEQLLKQANYDSLTGLPNRMLAMDRLKHAILQGHRRGDAVALLFVDLDNFKQINDTLGHECGDYVLKRAAERFHGCLRDCDTAARFGGDEFLLILSELQGREDVKPIVKRVLDAFSLPFEVEGKRFLVTASIGVAMCPEDSVSSSELLKKSDNAMYQAKNMGKNNYRFYEKDRF, from the coding sequence ATGGAGGCCAGCCGGAAATTAACGATTCCCGTCATTGGGCTGATGCTTATAGCTTTGGCGGCAGTGCTGAGTCTGGTATATCTTCTGCATGATCTGGACAAAAAACTGGCCCTGCAGAGAATGGAGATACACGGCGAAAGTGTCAAGATCGCCAATAAAATAGATCGTGAAGCCAGAAATTTCAGGTATCATCTCTTTCTGTATTCGATAAATTCCGGGATGATAGATCTCAATGATGTACGTCGTAGCTTTGAGGTTTTCAGGAGCCGCATTGAGGACATGGACACGGAAAACCTGCTGGAGAAAAACTATCTCCAGTTGGAGGGTGCAGATGAAGCTCTGCGACTATGTGAAAAAATGCTCCCGAATATTGACCGATTATTGTCTCGATTTTTACCCGGAGATAATGAAGGGCGGGATGAAATTCTTGCTCATCTCGATCCCGTCGTACAGAGTTTTTCCGAGGTTGCCGGGAACGCTTCAGAGTCCTATATGCTACTCCATGAGAAAAATCGCCACTCCTTCAAAATTACCGGCAGACTCACTATCTTTTTGGTGTCGGCAATATTTCTCTCCGGCGCGGCTCTCTTTGTCATCATGCTGCGCAACCAATATCGATTAGGCGAGCTGACCCATACTCTTGAAGACAAAGTACAGGAGCGAACCACCGCACTGAAGGGGAGTAATCAAAGCCTGAAGAAGATGTCGCAGGCTATTGAACAGAGCCCGATATCCGTGATAATCTGCAACCTTGAAGGAAACATAGCGTATGTGAACCCGCGGTTTGTCGAGGTAACCGGATATACCTCTGCAGAAGCAGTCGGTCAGAATCCAAAATTTATTCAATCGGGTCTGACTTCCGATCAAACCTATCGGCAAATGTGGCAGGTTGCTCATTCCGGAGGTGTGTGGAAAGGAGAAATATGTAATAAGCGAAAAAACGGAGAACTCTTCTGGGAGCTTGTCTCCTTTTCTCCCATCAAAGATGAGGATGATCGGCCGGTCGGTTATCTGGCAATCAAGGAGGATATCTCACAACAAAAGGTGTATGAAGAGCAGTTGTTGAAGCAGGCAAATTATGATAGCCTGACCGGGTTGCCCAATAGGATGCTGGCTATGGATCGGCTGAAGCACGCGATACTTCAGGGGCATAGGAGAGGAGATGCGGTGGCTCTGCTTTTTGTCGACCTTGATAATTTCAAGCAGATAAATGATACCTTGGGGCACGAATGCGGGGATTATGTTTTGAAAAGAGCCGCGGAGCGATTTCATGGCTGTCTACGGGACTGTGACACGGCAGCACGCTTCGGCGGAGATGAGTTTCTCTTAATTCTCTCTGAACTGCAGGGGCGTGAGGATGTAAAACCTATTGTGAAGAGGGTATTGGATGCCTTTTCCTTGCCATTTGAGGTGGAAGGAAAGCGGTTCCTGGTCACCGCCAGCATAGGAGTGGCCATGTGTCCGGAGGATAGTGTGAGCTCCTCGGAACTTTTGAAAAAAAGCGATAACGCAATGTATCAGGCAAAGAATATGGGTAAAAATAACTATCGTTTTTATGAGAAGGACAGGTTTTGA
- a CDS encoding translation initiation factor Sui1 — translation MKKAEKTGVMYSTDGGRICPGCGHPMKKCCCSTMKSGPAGDSIIRISRQTKGRKGSGVSVITGLPLAGKELNNLAKQLKKKCGSGGTVKEGVIEIQGDHRIVLADVISQLGYKVKQAGG, via the coding sequence ATGAAGAAAGCAGAGAAAACAGGAGTAATGTACTCAACAGATGGTGGCAGGATTTGTCCGGGTTGCGGACACCCCATGAAGAAATGCTGCTGCAGCACCATGAAAAGCGGGCCGGCGGGAGATTCCATTATTAGAATAAGCAGGCAGACTAAAGGACGCAAAGGAAGCGGCGTATCTGTTATAACAGGTCTTCCGCTGGCCGGGAAGGAATTGAATAACCTCGCCAAACAGCTGAAAAAGAAATGCGGCTCGGGCGGCACCGTCAAAGAAGGAGTTATAGAGATACAGGGGGATCACAGGATCGTTCTCGCAGATGTTATATCTCAGCTTGGCTACAAGGTTAAACAAGCGGGAGGGTGA
- the pyk gene encoding pyruvate kinase, which yields MPNNTKIVATISSLNCSVPFLEKLYQAGMSVVRLNTAHMTHEDAFHVVKATRQVSDKIGILVDTKGPEIRTEDALMPLSVKFGDTIRIKGAPGERSQGDLIFVSYQNFVDDVPVGSSILIDDGHVALVVTGKSEGVLHCLVENDGVIWPRKSINIPSVHVKLPALSKKDIDFIRFAAVNDLDFIAHSFVRNREDVIAVQEILDEEKSSIKIIAKIENADGVKNIDEILDQAYGIMIARGDLAVEIPTEQIPLIQKKIIETCIIRRRPVIVATQMLHSMIESPRPTRAEVSDVANACLDHADALMLSGETANGKYPEVAVRTMAKIIKEVEGKSNRYIDIPYSHENRVTAYLAKAAVKASLRLDTKGIVADSLSGKTILALSAYRGSNIIRALVYDKQVMRQLSLSYGVYADYTLMDPISDDPLRKSICRLVDGKLFAGDDLIIVLAGSFGPQQGASYIEISTADNLKNKCGRS from the coding sequence GCAGGAATGAGCGTTGTTCGTCTCAATACCGCGCATATGACCCATGAAGATGCGTTCCACGTTGTCAAAGCCACACGTCAGGTTTCTGATAAAATCGGCATTCTTGTGGATACCAAAGGCCCTGAAATTCGGACTGAAGACGCACTTATGCCTTTATCCGTTAAATTCGGAGATACCATACGGATTAAAGGGGCGCCCGGTGAGCGCTCGCAGGGCGATCTTATTTTCGTCTCTTACCAAAATTTTGTAGATGATGTTCCGGTAGGAAGTTCCATTCTTATTGATGACGGGCACGTAGCACTTGTCGTTACCGGAAAAAGCGAAGGGGTTCTGCACTGTCTTGTGGAAAATGACGGTGTTATTTGGCCGAGAAAAAGCATTAATATTCCATCTGTTCACGTTAAACTTCCGGCCCTCAGTAAAAAAGACATAGACTTTATACGTTTTGCAGCCGTTAACGACCTCGACTTTATTGCCCACTCTTTTGTCCGCAACAGAGAGGATGTGATCGCGGTGCAGGAAATTCTTGATGAGGAAAAGTCTTCCATCAAGATAATTGCAAAAATCGAAAATGCCGACGGAGTAAAGAACATCGATGAAATACTCGATCAAGCCTATGGCATAATGATCGCACGCGGTGATCTTGCTGTTGAAATACCCACCGAACAGATACCTCTAATCCAGAAGAAAATCATTGAAACCTGCATAATTCGACGCAGGCCGGTAATTGTCGCCACACAGATGCTGCATTCCATGATAGAGTCGCCACGACCGACCAGGGCCGAGGTTTCCGATGTAGCCAATGCCTGTCTCGATCATGCCGATGCCTTGATGCTTTCCGGAGAAACCGCCAATGGGAAGTATCCGGAAGTAGCGGTCAGAACAATGGCAAAGATTATAAAAGAAGTGGAGGGCAAAAGTAACAGGTATATCGACATCCCCTACAGCCATGAAAACAGAGTCACTGCGTATCTTGCCAAAGCGGCGGTAAAAGCTTCCTTGAGACTGGACACCAAAGGTATTGTCGCTGATTCACTCAGCGGTAAAACTATACTTGCCCTTTCAGCCTATAGAGGGTCGAACATCATTCGTGCACTGGTCTATGACAAACAGGTGATGCGGCAACTCTCTCTTTCCTACGGAGTGTATGCCGATTACACACTAATGGATCCTATCTCGGACGACCCCTTGAGAAAATCGATTTGCCGTCTCGTTGACGGCAAGCTTTTTGCCGGAGATGACTTAATCATCGTCCTTGCCGGAAGTTTCGGGCCGCAGCAGGGAGCATCCTATATTGAAATCAGTACAGCCGACAATCTCAAGAACAAGTGTGGAAGAAGTTAA